In Sylvia atricapilla isolate bSylAtr1 chromosome 33, bSylAtr1.pri, whole genome shotgun sequence, a single window of DNA contains:
- the LOC136373188 gene encoding scale keratin-like, with translation MVSSGCSSPCEVSCPQPVADAWSQPCVTSCGDSRAVVYPPPVVITFPGPILSSCPQESFVGTSFPSGAAGPLGSGGAIGGSYGGSGGSFGGSGGSFGGSGGSFGGSGGSFGGSGSYGGSGGSFGGSGGSFGGSGSYGGSGGSYGGIGGSYGGSGSYGGIGGSSGGIGGSYGGIGGSYGGGSSTGGSCGFGGRSFGGSGGGSFGGRRSFGGRRSFGSFGGGSCGFGGGSSGSGRFGGGNCGFFY, from the coding sequence ATGGTGAGCAGCGGCTGCTCGTCCCCGTGCGAggtgtcctgtccccagcccgtcGCCGACGCCTGGAGCCAGCCCTGCGTCACCTCGTGCGGGGACAGCCGGGCTGTGGTCTACCCTCCGCCCGTGGTCATCACCTTCCCGGggcccatcctcagctcctgcccccagGAGAGCTTCGTGGGCACCTCCTTCCCCTCGGGGGCCGCGGGACCCTTGGGCTCCGGGGGAGCCATCGGGGGCTCCTatgggggctctgggggctccttTGGGGGATCTGGGGGCTCCTTTGGGGGATCTGGGGGATCAtttgggggctctgggggctccttTGGGGGCAGCGGTTCCTatgggggctctgggggctccttTGGGGGATCTGGGGGCTCCTTTGGGGGCAGCGGTTCCTatgggggctctgggggctcctATGGGGGAATTGGGGGTTCCTATGGGGGCAGCGGTTCCTATGGGGGAATTGGGGGTTCCTCTGGGGGAATTGGGGGTTCCTATGGGGGAATTGGGGGTTCCTATGGGGGCGGCAGCTCCACGGGCGGATCCTGTGGCTTCGGGGGCCGATCCTTCGGGGGCTCCGGGGGTGGATCCTTTGGAGGGCGCCGATCCTTTGGAGGCAGGAGATCCTTCGGCTCCTTCGGGGGCGGCTCCTGCGGTTTCGGGGGCGGCAGCTCCGGCTCCGGGAGGTTCGGAGGAGGCAACTGCGGCTTTTTCTATTGA
- the LOC136373189 gene encoding scale keratin-like, which produces MSNVSNECLQSCEVTCSQPCAYSRSLEPCVASCGDSRAVVYPPPVVLTFPGPTLSTCSQESVVGASHPIVFGAPIPNISEESYGVGGSFGPGGLARGGSSFGSGGSFGPGGSFGSGGSFGYRSSSGIEGPFGFGGPFGVQNSRGSYGYPGGPKGSFGSGGAFGSGGSCYGRRSRIGRHGSILGGSS; this is translated from the coding sequence ATGTCCAACGTGTCCAACGAGTGCCTGCAGAGCTGCGAGGTgacctgctcccagccctgcgcctacagcaggagcctggagccCTGCGTGGCCTCCTGTGGGGATTCCAGAGCCGTGGTCTACCCTCCTCCTGTGGTCCTCACCTTCCCGGGCCCCACCCTCAGCACCTGCTCCCAGGAGAGCGTGGTGGGAGCCTCTCATCCCATCGTTTTTGGTGCTCCCATCCCAAACATCTCCGAGGAATCCTACGGGGTTGGGGGATCATTTGGGCCTGGGGGCTTAGCCAGGGGTGGGAGTTCCTTTGGGTCTGGGGGTTCCTTTGGGCCTGGGGGCTCCTTTGGGTCTGGGGGCTCCTTTGGCTACAGAAGCTCCTCAGGGATTGAGGGTCCCTTTGGATTTGGGGGTCCCTTTGGGGTGCAGAATTCCCGTGGGTCCTATGGGTACCCTGGGGGGCCCAAGGGTTCCTTTGGGTCTGGGGGTGCCTTTGGGTCTGGGGGCTCCTGTTACGGCCGGAGGTCCCGGATCGGCCGCCACGGATCCATTTTGGGAGGCTCGTCCTAA
- the LOC136373190 gene encoding TSC22 domain family protein 1-like translates to MSCYLHQHPVPLSPGVPSLSQRCHSTTCVPQATLGLVPLQRAASSSLCHQQSVTWAVPLARKVTTPVPHQLGVTQTVPRGVTTPVPHQLGVTQCVPQQLQVPQRCPPVPQQQKIVPRCVTTCVPQQSVTGVTQCVPQQLEAPPSQCVPQQQKIVPRQVTSCVPQQQKIVPRCVTTCTPRPPFVTQGIPQQGATRCVPQQRVTVCPQQGVPRCVTSCVPQQRAAQGVSYQWVTVPRQWQSVTPSVTQQWQSVTSGGGPQQWQSVTSGGGPQQWHGRCVTKCVPQQCDSGGVSVCVPQQSVPKGVPQQHGIICVPQQSVTQCVPQQSVPKGVPQQYGTICVPQESVTPYVPQQSAIQCVPQQGVTQCVPQQSATPYVLQQSATKGVPKGVPKGVPKGIPQQHVTICVPQQSVTKGVPKSVSQQCGTICVPQQSVTQCVPQHGVTQCVPQQSATKGAPKGVPQQYRTVCVPQQSVTPCVPQQSATKGVPKGVPQQCGTICVPQQSVTPCVPQQSVTKCVPKGVPKCVPKGVPQQHGTICVPQQGVTKCVPQQSATKCVPQQCGTVCVPQQSVTQCVPQQSATKGVPQQYRTVCVPQQSVTKCVPKGVPQQQGTICVPQQSVTQCAPQQSVTKCVPKQSATKGVPKGVPKGVPQQSGAVKISSHSKKFCSAPKWPW, encoded by the coding sequence ATGTCCTGCTACCTGCACCAGCACCCCGTGCCGctgtcccctggtgtcccctccctgtcccagcGGTGTCACTCCACCACCTGCGTCCCCCAGGCCACCCTCGGCCTTGTCCCCCTGCAGCGGGCGGCGTCCTCCAGCCTGTGCCACCAGCAGAGTGTCACCTGGGCCGTGCCACTCGCCAGGAAGGTGACAACGCCGGTGCCACACCAGCTGGGGGTCACCCAGACTGTCCCCAGGGGGGTGACAACGCCGGTGCCACACCAGCTGGGTGTCACCCAGtgtgtgccacagcagctgcaggtgccaCAGCGGTGCCcacctgtgccacagcagcagaagattgtccccaggtgtgtcacCACCTGCGTGCCGCAGCAGAGTGTCACCGGTGTCACCCAGTGcgtgccacagcagctggaagcgCCACCTTCCCAGTGTGtccctcagcagcagaagaTTGTCCCCAGGCAGGTGACAAGCTGCGtcccccagcagcagaagattgtccccaggtgtgtcacCACCTGCACGCCCCGGCCGCCGTTTGTCACCCAGGGGATCCCGCAGCAAGGTGCCACCAGGTGTGTCCCCCAGCAGCGTGTCAccgtgtgtccccagcagggtgtccccaggtgtgtcacctcctgtgtcccccagcagcGCGCGGCGCAGGGCGTGTCCTACCAGTGGGTGACAGTCCCCCGGCAGTGGCAGAGTGTCAcccccagtgtcacccagcAGTGGCAGAGTGTCACCAGCGGTGGTGGCCCTCAGCAGTGGCAGAGTGTCACCAGTGGTGGTGGCCCTCAGCAGTGGCACGGCAGGTGTGTCACCAAGtgtgtcccccagcagtgtgACAGTGGCGGGGTCAGCGTTTGTGTCCCCCAGCAGAGTGTCCCCAAAGGTGTCCCCCAGCAGCATGGGATAATTTGTGTCCCCCAGCAGAGTGTCACCCAGTGTGTCCCCCAGCAGAGTGTCCCCAAGGGTGTCCCCCAGCAGTATGGGACAATCTGTGTCCCCCAGGAGAGTGTCACCCCATATGTCCCTCAGCAAAGTGCCATCCAGTGTGTCCCCCAGCAAGGTGTCACCCAGTGTGTCCCTCAGCAAAGTGCCACCCCGTATGTCCTTCAGCAAAGTGCCACCAAAGGTGTCCCCAAGGGTGTCCCCAAGGGCGTCCCCAAGGGTATCCCCCAGCAGCATGTGACAATCTGTGTCCCCCAGCAAAGTGTGACCAAAGGTGTCCCCAAAAGTGTCTCCCAGCAGTGTGGGACAATCTGTGTCCCCCAGCAGAGTGTCACCCAATGCGTCCCCCAGCACGGTGTCACCCAGTGTGTCCCTCAGCAAAGTGCCACCAAAGGTGCCCCCAAAGGTGTCCCCCAACAGTACAGGACAGTTTGTGTCCCCCAGCAAAGTGTCACCCCATGTGTCCCTCAGCAAAGTGCCACCAAAGGTGTCCCCAAAggtgtcccccagcagtgcGGGACAATTTGTGTCCCCCAGCAAAGTGTCACCCCATGTGTCCCTCAGCAAAGTGTGACCAAATGTGTCCCCAAGGGTGTCCCCAAATGTGTCCCCAAGGGTGTCCCCCAGCAGCATGGGACAATCTGTGTCCCCCAGCAAGGTGTGACCAAGTGTGTCCCCCAGCAAAGTGCCACCAAATGTGTCCCTCAGCAGTGTGGGACAGTTTGTGTCCCCCAGCAGAGTGTCACCCAGTGCGTCCCCCAGCAAAGTGCCACCAAAGGTGTCCCCCAACAGTACAGGACAGTTTGTGTCCCCCAGCAAAGTGTAACCAAATGTGTCCCCAAGGgtgtcccccagcagcaggggacaATCTGTGTCCCCCAGCAAAGTGTCACCCAGTGTGCCCCTCAGCAAAGTGTGACCAAATGTGTCCCCAAGCAAAGTGCCACCAAGGGTGTCCCCAAGGGTGTCCCCAAGGGTGTCCCCCAGCAGTCGGGTGCAGTGAAGATCTCCAGCCACTCCAAGAAATTCTGCTCGGCCCCCAAGTGGCCCTGGTGA